A region from the Vicia villosa cultivar HV-30 ecotype Madison, WI linkage group LG3, Vvil1.0, whole genome shotgun sequence genome encodes:
- the LOC131657511 gene encoding uncharacterized protein LOC131657511 — protein MIILSYNLRGGGNRAKRKRVRFLIQKDDVDICFIQETKLSGIGLNVVKEMWGNIDVEWSFLDANGASGGILTMWKKDFFSLNYSFRGDGFLGLCMEKEGKLIYFVNVYASCDKVTRRRTWKNICEFKNNNIEGSWCIGGEFNSISSLDERIGVTNGGYSGELRFFNEFIEAMDLVDLPTIGGKFTWFKSNGKAMSRLNRFLLSDSFVEYWKVVGQHIGERDMSDHAPIWLKENRKDRGPKPFKFNNLWLKHDDFGSFVEEEWRKMVVKGRGDYCLVEKLKTLKSRISWWNKTVYGWIDLKIEKDVQEMNSLDNLFAHFVGNVSEDVVNKRLKVAEDFWENINKKEGLLRLKSRQLWLAEGDDNTRFFHNSLKDRRRRNSLCVIETRRGRLEEVKEIKDFIFKHFEGFFKEDACFRPET, from the coding sequence ATGATAATTCTTTCGTATAATTTGCGTGGTGGTGGGAATCGGGCAAAGCGTAAGAGAGTCAGATTTCTAATTCAAAAAGATGACGTTGATATTTGTTTCATCCAAGAAACAAAACTTAGTGGAATAGGATTGAATGTTGTCAAAGAGATGTGGGGAAATATTGATGTTGAATGGTCTTTTTTGGATGCTAATGGAGCTTCAGGAGGCATTCTTACCATGTGGAAAAAAGATTTCTTTTCTCTAAACTATAGTTTTAGAGGCGATGGTTTTCTTGGTCTATGCATGGAGAAGGAGGGTAAACTCATTTACTTTGTAAATGTCTACGCTTCTTGTGACAAAGTTACTAGAAGGAGGACTTGGAAAAATATTTGCGAGTTCAAGAACAATAACATTGAAGGATCTTGGTGCATTGGTGGAGAATTCAATTCTATTTCTTCTTTAGATGAAAGAATTGGAGTTACTAACGGTGGTTATAGTGGGGAATTAAGATTTTTTAATGAGTTCATAGAGGCAATGGATTTGGTGGATCTCCCCACTATTGGCGGCAAGTTCACTTGGTTCAAAAGTAACGGGAAGGCTATGAGTAGGCTCAATAGATTCCTTCTTTCGGACAGTTTTGTAGAATATTGGAAGGTGGTTGGGCAACACATAGGTGAGAGGGACATGTCCGACCATGCTCCCATTTGGTTGAAAGAGAATAGAAAGGATCGGGGCCCTAAGCCGTTCAAGTTCAACAACTTGTGGCTTAAGCATGACGATTTTGGTAGTTTTGTGGAAGAGGAGTGGAGAAAGATGGTAGTCAAAGGAAGAGGAGACTATTGCTTGGTTGAAAAGTTGAAAACTCTTAAAAGTCGGATCTCTTGGTGGAACAAAACGGTCTATGGGTGGATTGACCTCAAAATTGAAAAAGATGTGCAGGAAATGAATTCTTTAGATAACTTGTTTGCTCATTTTGTAGGTAACGTTTCGGAAGATGTGGTTAACAAAAGGTTGAAAGTGGCGGAGGATTTTTGggaaaacataaacaaaaaagaAGGGTTACTTAGACTTAAATCGAGACAACTTTGGCTCGCCGAAGGGGATGATAACACACGTTTCTTTCACAATTCCCTAaaagatagaagaagaaggaaCTCCTTATGTGTTATTGAGACTAGGAGGGGTAGATTGGAAGAGGTCAAGGAGATTAAAGATTTCATTTTCAAACACTTCGAAGGGTTTTTTAAAGAAGATGCGTGCTTTAGACCGGAGACATAA